Proteins encoded within one genomic window of Couchioplanes caeruleus:
- a CDS encoding ABC transporter permease, protein MNYFREGFIWLNDPLNWTNPGGLLERLEEHLLISGWAVLLGCVVGWPLGIWLGHRGRGGGAVVTVANLTLAIPTLALLTILPLTPLGFGKPPVVVALAVFAVPPLLANAYTGLRQIDPETRDAARGMGLSGGQLLRRVELPLAVPYLAAGLRTAALQVVATAALAAFVNGGGLGQIIAAGFGVGMSNGGGGQIVAGGIVVALLALLVEALLAGVQRLVTPPALRGQRRRRPTAAAPAG, encoded by the coding sequence GTGAACTACTTCCGCGAGGGCTTCATCTGGCTCAACGACCCGCTGAACTGGACCAACCCCGGTGGCCTGCTGGAGCGGCTCGAGGAGCACCTGCTCATCAGCGGCTGGGCGGTGCTGCTGGGCTGCGTCGTCGGCTGGCCGCTCGGCATCTGGCTCGGCCATCGCGGCCGCGGCGGGGGAGCGGTCGTCACCGTCGCCAACCTCACCCTGGCCATCCCGACGCTGGCCCTGCTGACCATCCTGCCGCTGACCCCGCTCGGCTTCGGCAAGCCGCCGGTGGTGGTGGCACTCGCCGTCTTCGCCGTGCCGCCGTTGCTGGCCAACGCGTACACCGGGCTGCGGCAGATCGACCCGGAGACCCGCGACGCGGCCCGGGGGATGGGCCTGTCCGGCGGTCAGTTGCTGCGGCGGGTGGAGTTGCCACTGGCCGTGCCCTATCTCGCGGCCGGATTGCGTACGGCGGCACTGCAGGTCGTCGCCACGGCCGCGCTGGCGGCGTTCGTCAACGGCGGCGGGCTGGGCCAGATCATCGCCGCGGGTTTCGGCGTCGGGATGAGCAACGGCGGCGGTGGACAGATCGTCGCGGGCGGCATCGTCGTCGCGCTGCTGGCACTGCTCGTGGAGGCTCTGCTGGCGGGTGTGCAGCGTCTGGTCACCCCGCCGGCCCTGCGCGGGCAGCGGCGACGCCGGCCGACCGCCGCGGCTCCGGCCGGGTGA
- a CDS encoding glycine betaine ABC transporter substrate-binding protein has product MHRHLLLTAGTLMTAAVILTGCGESGSSGTAAPPSSASGAGCAPVAGDTLVVLTDDKNLQNTDNIVPAINKKSSSPQLVAALDKVSAALDTAKLIELNKAVDIDRKSSKAVAQEFATAGNLTAGIAKGPGGDLTVGAANFAESKTLGELYNIVLTAAGYTVEVQQIGNRELYEPALEKGEIDVVPEYAATLATFLAGKVEGKDAKDPSSPDLTTTMTNLTALGEKSGLVLGTPSPAQNQNAFAVTDAFATKYGVKTLSDLAAKCSGAATVLGGPPECPQRPKCQQGLVEKYGFQAGKFSSLDAGGPLTKTGLKQGTISVGLVFSSDGALAAG; this is encoded by the coding sequence ATGCATCGACACCTGCTCCTGACGGCCGGCACCCTCATGACCGCCGCCGTCATCCTCACCGGCTGCGGCGAATCCGGCTCGTCGGGCACCGCGGCCCCGCCCAGTTCCGCCTCCGGCGCCGGGTGCGCCCCGGTCGCGGGTGACACGCTCGTCGTGCTCACCGACGACAAGAACCTGCAGAACACCGACAACATCGTCCCGGCGATCAACAAGAAGTCCTCCTCGCCGCAGCTCGTCGCGGCGCTGGACAAGGTTTCCGCGGCCCTCGACACCGCCAAGCTCATCGAGCTGAACAAGGCCGTCGACATCGACCGCAAGTCGTCCAAGGCGGTGGCGCAGGAGTTCGCCACGGCCGGCAACCTCACGGCCGGCATCGCCAAGGGCCCCGGCGGCGACCTGACCGTCGGCGCCGCGAACTTCGCCGAGAGCAAGACGCTCGGCGAGCTCTACAACATCGTGCTGACCGCCGCCGGCTACACCGTCGAGGTCCAGCAGATCGGCAACCGCGAGCTGTACGAGCCCGCCCTCGAGAAGGGCGAGATCGACGTGGTCCCGGAGTACGCGGCCACCCTGGCCACCTTCCTCGCCGGCAAGGTGGAGGGCAAGGACGCCAAGGACCCGTCCTCGCCGGACCTCACCACGACGATGACCAACCTGACGGCGCTGGGCGAGAAGTCCGGCCTCGTCCTCGGCACGCCGTCGCCGGCACAGAACCAGAACGCCTTCGCCGTCACCGACGCCTTCGCGACCAAGTACGGCGTCAAGACCCTGTCCGACCTCGCCGCCAAGTGCTCGGGTGCGGCCACTGTCCTCGGTGGTCCGCCGGAGTGCCCGCAGCGGCCGAAGTGCCAGCAGGGCCTCGTCGAAAAGTACGGCTTCCAGGCGGGCAAGTTCAGCTCTCTGGACGCGGGCGGCCCGCTGACCAAGACCGGTCTCAAGCAGGGCACGATCAGCGTCGGCCTGGTGTTCAGTTCGGACGGTGCCCTGGCGGCCGGCTGA